The genomic window CGAATCCGCCGAGCTTCACCTTGCGAATGCCGTGATTGCGGAACTCCTCGCGCAGCCGCTCCAGCTGTGCTTTCCGCGATTTGGGCGTGTCCATGGCAGACGAGCGTGGAGGTTGCGGCGCTGCGCGTCAAGGCCGGCCGGGTTAGATTGTGGCGAGCATGCAGAAGGGCCTGTCCAGTCCGCGACTTCTCATCGTCCAGACCGGGTCGACGCAGCTGCACGGCGACTACCCGCGCTGGTTCGAGCGCACCCTTGGATTCGAGATGCCGGTCACGCGTGCGCATGAAGGAGAGCAGCTTGGGCCGGCGCTCGATCGCGTACGCCCGCGCGGGATCATCGTCAGCGGCTCTCCTCTCAGCGTGACGGAGAAAGCGCCCTGGATGCTGCGGCTCGGCGACGATCTCTTGCGCGCCGGTGCGCGCGGGATCCCGGTCCTCGGCGTCTGCTTCGGTCACCAGCTTCTCGCGCGCGCGGCGGGCGGAGACGTCGTCGAGAATCCCCGCGGCCGCGAGATCGGCACTGTCCGCGTCCAGCTGACCGAACCAGGACGCAAGGACGTTCTCTTCGCCTGGGCTTCTGGCGCGGAGATCGAGGTGCAGGCGACGCATGTCGACGCGGTCGATCCGCTACCACCCGGAGCGACGGTGCTGGCGTCGAACGAGAACACCGCGGGGCAGGCCTACCGGCTCTCCGAAACGATCGCGGCCGTGCAATTCCATCCCGAGCTCTGGGCCGCTGCGATGCGCGACTTGATCCTCTCGCGCCGCGAAAAGCTCGCCGCCGAAGGCCTCGACGCCGGCGCTCTTGCAGGACAGGTGCGGGAAGTCGACGCCAGCGCCATCCTCCGCGCATTCGCCGGACAGGCCGAGAGGGCTTAGGCGCGCATTCCGCCCGGCGTGCTAATCGCGAAGCGCTTTGACGCAGGCGTCGAGCCGGGCGCGGAACTCGTCGCCCGAGTCGAGGAACTGCAGTCCGGCGCCCGCGCGCACGCCGCGTCGACGCGCCTCCGCCGTCAGCACCAGGTGGACGACCTCGGCTCGCGTCTTCACCGGGGGCAACCCGTCGGGGAGCGCGAGGGAAAGCTCGACGATCTCGCGCAGGGGTGGAGGGTTGTCGGTGGCGATGAAGATCCCGCCCCGGCTGATGTTCGCCGAGTACGCCTCGAGAAACTCGCGCGCCGACTTCCAGCTGACCCGAAGGTGCGCGGGCATCCGAAAACAGGCACGGCGATCACCGTCACGGACCGTTTGCTCCTTGCGCGGCGGCCGGCCCGGTCCGGCAACCCCGCGGCTGCGCAGGATGACGTCGAGGAACGCGCGCGCGTCATCCGACAGCTCGTTGAACACCACCCAGAACCCGGCCTCCTTCCCGGATTCGTCCCGAGGGGGTGCGACGGTGCCGGTCGCATCGAGCGGCCGTGCCGACCCCGGCAGCGACAGCCTCAGCGTGACTTGCGACCCTTCCTTCGGACAGAGGAGGGAACGCACGAAGATGCCCTCGGCTCCGACGCGGGCGGTGGTGGTCTGCAGGGAGAGGCCTCCTCCGGAGAACCTCACCGGGACGACGAGTTTGACGGTAGAAGACATGACCGGATGATCACAGTAACACGGGAATCTCACAGTGCAGCTCCATTCCGTCCAGATGCGCCGCGCACCGGATCGCACCGATTCGTACACCCGCCGCCGCGGCCCGCCGCAGCGCGCGCGCGAACGCCGGATCGATGTCGTCGTCGGTCGCCACTGCGCGCACGTCCCCACGCTGTGCACAGAGCACGACCGCACAACGGCGTCCGCGTCGGGCAAGATGGGAGAGCAGCGCCAGATGTCGCAATCCGCGCACCGTCGGCGCGTCAGGGAACAAAGCGACTCCATCGCGCGCGGCGCCGACGGACTTCACCTCGCAGAGGACATCGCCCGGCTCGAGCAGCAGATCGATCCGGCTGGAACGGACGGCGATCTCGCGACGCGAGACGCGCAGGCCCCAAGGCAGGATCCTCGCTTCCAGAGCGGCGGCCACGAGCCGCGGCGCGCCCCCGGGATCGAGGGACACCCAGGCGCCGGAGCCAGATCGCGCGAGCAGCGCGGTGTACTTCGTTCTCCGCAGCGGTCCGGCGGCCGCCACCAGCGCCACCTCGCGCCCCGGCATCAGAAGATCGAGGCAGCGACCCCGGTCCGGCACATGCGCCTCAACTGTTCGCCGCCCCAGCTTGCAAACCGCCAGGAAGCGGTTCGGACGTTCGACGAGGAAGGCCGTACGGGCGGCCCCGGGCCAGCGGTGCGGAATCAACACGGGCCTCTGGATAATCGGCGGCGACATCGATCACCACGACGTGGACACGGCGCCACCGCTTTGGTAGCGAGACGCTCCTTGGAACTGATCCGCCTCGAACGCGCGGTGATCGGGTACCGCACCCCGCTGCTGCCGCCGCTCGATCTCGCGGTCCGGGCGGGAACGACGCTGGGCGTCCTCGGTCCCAATGGCGCGGGGAAGACGGCGCTGCTCAAGTCGCTGCTCGGGCTTCTTCCACTGCTCGGCGGCAGGCGGATACTGCCGCACGGACGGTCGCCGCGCGTGGGATACGTTCCGCAGCGCGACCGCCTCGACATGAGCTGGCCGCTCACCGTTCTCGACGTGGTGCTGATGGGCCGCGCGCGGCTGGTCGGACCGGCGAAACGGTACAGGGAACGCGACCGCCGCGAGGCGCGCGCTGCCCTGCACGAGATCGGCGTCGGCGACCTCGCCGACCGCCCACTGTATGCGCTCTCCGGAGGCCAGCATCAAAAGGTCTTGATCGCCCGCGCCATCGCGGCCGAGCCCGAGCTTCTCGTCCTCGACGAGCCAACCAGCGCAATGGATCCTGCCGCGGAGAGGATCCTGCTCGACCTGGTGGCGCGGCTGAAAAAAGCGCACAACCTGAGCGTCGTGCTGGTGACGCACCAGCTCACCGCCATCCCCGGCTTCGCCACCGAGGTGGCGCTGGTCGATCGCGAGCGCGGCCTGTTCGAGGTCGGCCCGGTGGAACGGATGATCGATCCCGACAAGCTCGGCCGGCTCTACGGCCGCGAGGTGCGCGTCGCCAAGGTGGGAGACGCCACCGCGATCGTCATCGGCAACGGAGCGCCCCGGTGAGCGGCTTCGCGGACTTCTGGGCCGGCCGCGACCTCTGGCGCGAGCCGATGATCGCCGGCGTCCTCGCGGGCGCCGTGCTCGGGTACATCGGCGTCTTCGTGGTGCTCAAGCGGATGGTGTTCGTCTCCGCGGCCCTGAGCGAGATCTCCGGCGTGGGGGTCGCGTTCGCCTTCTGGCTCGGCGCGGTCCTCGGCATCGATCCGCACGCGCACGCCACCATTCCCTTGCTGCTCGAGCCGACCTGGTTCTCGCTGGTCTTCGCCTGTCTGGCGGCAGCGCTCTTCTCCCTGCGCCCGGGGCACCGCAAGCTGGCGACGGAGACCATCGTCGGTCTTGGCTACATCATCTCCAGCGCCCTGGTGCTGGCCATCCTGAACAGCCCCCGCATCGCGCAGGAAGCGCATGCGGTGGGGGACATTCTCTTCGGCAACGCGGTGACCGTGCCGCGAAAGCAGATCGAGGCGCTCTTTTCCGCGGCGCTGGCGGCCGTCGTCGTCCACGCCATCCTCTTCAAGGAGCTGCTCTTCGTCAGCTATGACCCGGAGACAGCGATGGTGCAGGGCATCGGCGTCTTCCGCTACGAGCTGCTCCTCAATCTCGCCACCGCGGTGGTCATCTCGGTCGCGACGCGGGCCGTGGGAGCGCTGCCCGTGTTCGCCTTCAGCGTCCTTCCCGCCGCCGCGGCGCTGATGTTGACCGATCGCATGCGGTTGACCATCGCACTCTCGGTCCTGTTCGGCGTCGTCTCCGCGGCGGTCGGCTATTATGTGAGTTGGGTCGAGCAGTTACCTACGGGTGCGACCATGGTCGTCGTCGCCTCGCTGTTTCTCCTGCCTGGCCTGGTGAAGATCCTTCGCCGTAGCTCCGTCTGAGGGCGCATGAGAATCGCTCTGCTGTTGCTCGCGCTCGCGGCGCCCGCCACCGCGCAGCAGGCTGATGCGGGCGTTCCCCAGGATCTGGAAAAGGAACTGGAAAAGGCGATCCAGGCGGACACCAGTGCGGCGGCGCAGCAGGGTCAGAAAGGACCGCCGGCGCCGGCCCCCGCCGTGACGTCTTCCACCGGAGGCGCGCCGCAGACGCTATTCCGCGGCGCCCAGTCTTTGAATCCGGACATGAGCGCCATCCTCGATGCGGATTTCGGGTGGCAGCGGCGCGCTCCCCAGTTGCTCAGCGGCGACGATACCGACCTGCACGCCGAAGGAACCCGGCATGCGGTCGGATTCACCGCCCAGGAAGTGGAGCTGGCGTTCTCGGCGATCGTCGACCCGTACTTGAAGGGGGAGGTCTACCTGACCATCCCCAACCTCGAAGGGATCGAGGTCGAGGAAGCGTTCGCCACCAGCACGAGCCTCCCCTGGAACCTGCAAATCAAGGGCGGCAGCTTCCGGTCTGCCTTCGGACGCCAGAACGGGCAGCACTTGCACGTGCAGGACTTCACCCGGCGGCCGCTGATCAACGCGGCGTTCCTCGGCGCGGATGGCATGCGCGGGCCGGGCGTCCAGCTCAGCTGGCTGGCTCCGTTGCCGTTCTTTCTCACGTTGTATGGAGAAGCGTTTTCGCTCGGCGGAGATGCCGCGGATCAGACGGGCGCGCTTCCGCAGCCGGTGGCGAGCTTCGGAGCCGACCGCAGTACCCGTCCCACGCTCGCCGCGGAGGCGAAGGCGTTCTTTCCGCTCGGGGAAAGCTGGTCGGTGTATTCCGGGCTGAACTTCGCCTCGGGCAAGTCGCCAGGCGTCTCCCTCGGCGATGCCGGCACCACCGGCGTCGGCCGCGAGGCGCAGCTCTACGGTGCCGACGTGTATTTGAAGTGGAAGCCGATCAACGTCGCCCGGGGATACGAGTCGCTCGCCTTCCAGGCCGAAGCGATCGTCCGCCACTTCGGCTCGGGCGACGGCCTGGAGGACGAATGGGACGGAGGCGCCTACGCGCAGATCGTCGCCCAGTTCGCGCGGCGCTGGTTCGTCGGCGTCCGCGGCGACGTCGTCGGCGTTCCGTCCAGCTCCGTCCTCGCCCGCGCCGAGCGCGTCGGCCTGTCGCTGACGTTCCAGGGCAGCGAGTTCTCGCGCGTGCGCGGATACCTCGAGGCGGAGCACGCGACGGCTCCTTCCTCCGCATTTCTTCCACAGGCAATGCCGCAGTGGGCGCCCGCAGCGTATCTGCAGCTCGAGTTCTCCATCGGAGCGCACGGCGCTCACTCCTATTGAATTCCGCGCGTTCGCGGAGGTCGAAATCCCATGGTCGCATTCCTCGCTGCGCTGCATGTCGTCTCGTCGATCCCGACGCTGGGATCGCTTGCGAAAGAGGTCGGCGGGAACCACGTCGAGGTGGAGTCGTTGGGCAAGGGCTACCAGGACCCGCACTTCGTCGAGCCCAAGCCCAACCTCATGCTGGTGCTCAACCGCGCCGATCTACTGTTGCACGTTGGGCTCGAGCTGGAGATCGGCTGGCTGCCGCCGCTGGTGCTCGGCTCGCGCAACCCGAAGATCCAGCCGGGTGAGCTCGGCAACCTCGATTGCTCCCGGGCGATCCCCGTGCTGGACATTCCCACCACCAAGGTTGACCGCTCGATGGGCGACATCCATCCCCAGGGGAATCCGCATTACTGGCTGCCGCCCGGGAACGCGAAGATCATCGCGCGTGAGATCGCGCAGCGCCTCGAGCAGCTCGATCCGGAGAACCGGGCGGACTACGAGAAGAACCTCGCAGCGTTCAACGCCCGCGTCGACGCGAAGCTGAAGCAATGGGCGCCGATGGTCGCCCGGATGAACGGGACCAAGGTCGCGACGTATCACAAGAGCTGGACCTACATGTCGCAGTGGCTGGGGCTCGAGGAGATCGGGTACGTCGAGCCCAAACCGGGAATTCCCCCCGATCCGCAGCACCTGGCGCGCTTGATCGCGGTGATGAAGCAGGATCGCGCGCAGCTCCTCCTGGTCGAGGACTTCTACAACAAGAGCGTCGCTTCGCTCGTAGCCCAGAAGGCGGGCGCGAAGATGCTCGATCTTCCCACGGACGTAGGGGCGACACCGCAGGTCAAGGACTGGTTCACGCTGGTCGAGACCGTGCTCAAGGCACTTTCCTCGTCAGTGTAGGATTGCAGTAAACTCGCGCCGTGCTGCTCAAGCTCGCCCTCTGGCACGATGTGCAGGAGTACCTGGAGCGGAGGACGGACGTCGTCGTCCCCTTCGGCAGCACCGAGCAGCACGGCCCTTCCGGCCCGCTCGGCACCGACTCCATCGTCGCGGAAGAGCTCGCCAACGATCTCGGCGAGGAACGGCGGGCGATGGTCGCTCCGGTCATTCCCTTCGGCGTCTCGCAGGTCCACGGTGCGTTTCCGGGCACGATCTCGCTCAAGCCAGCGACCGTCCTCGCTCTGGTCACCGAAGCGATCGAGAGCCTCGCACAGCAAGGGTTCCGCCGCTTCCTGATCGTGAACGGCCATCACGCGGGAAAGGCGGTGCTCGACCTCGCCTGCGCGCAAGTCCACGCCGGTCTCCCGGGCGTGCGCTGCCTCTCGGTGCAATGGTGGGAGCTTCCGGAAGTGCGCAGCGTCGTGCTGGAGATGTTCGGCGCCCGCGAGGGTCACCACGCCACCCCCGGCGAGCTCTCGGTCGTGCGCCGGTTCTATCCCCGGGCGGTGGTCGACGTTCCCGCGATGGAGCGATTCGAGCCGGTCGCGCAGCCGGTGGCGTGGAGCGCCGACGATTTCCGCCAGCGCTATCCCGACGGGCGCGTCGGCAGCGATCCCGGGCTCTCCAGCGGCACCGCGGGCGATCGCATCTTCGCCGCCGCTTCCCGCGCGCTCGTCGAAGTCCACCGCAGGTTGGTCGAAGACCCCTGAAGTCGGCTCACCGGAGCACCTTCATCAGCACTCCGATCAGCACGCCAAGCGCCACCAGCGCCACCAGGATCGAGCCGTAGCCCACGAGGGCCTGCCGGAACGTGGGAGGCGGTGGCTCGTCCGGCGGCGGCGGGTGATGCTCGACGACCTTCTTCTCCGGAGCTTCGGTCATGTCACTCGCCTGAGGAGGACCGGCGTGCCGTCGTCGGCCTCCGCCCACGTCGCGGCCTCGTGCTCCTCGATCCAGCGCGGCAGATGGTGCTGCGCGAGCAGGCCGAACAGTGCGTTGTCCCGCGAGACCATCTCGTAGACTCCGAAGCCACCCTGCTTCTCGAATCCGCGGAACAGTGCCCGCCCCACGAAGACGAACAGGCGCTGCAGCGAATGCGAGGCGGGAGAGACGGCCATCACCAGGCGCAGCGTGCCGGACGGAAAGACGAACTTCTCCCGCAGCGGAGGAGCAAGCTCCCAGACCTGCACATCCCGGCGCACGAACATGGAGTCCTCGCCGCAGGCCGTCACGTACGCCTCGAGCGCATCCTCCGAGAGGGCGGCGCCGCCGTTGTAAATGTCTCCACGGTCGTCGTGCATCTCCTGCCAGTTGAGGCGGCCGAGGAAATCCCGGGCCACGCCGGTGAGCAGCGTCGAGGCACCGTCCAGGTCGCCCTGGCTGAGCGCCCGTCGGATCGCGCCCGACGCGTCCGCGGGCATCGGAACCGAGAGCTGTTGTGAGACGGAGACGTGGAGGGGACAGGTGAGCGCCGGACGGCCGACCCGGGTGCGTTCCGAGGCGAGGATCGCCTCCGTGCGCGCGCGGACCCCGGCGTTGCGGGCCGTACCGCGGGCGCTCTCGTTGATCTTCTCCGCAATCGAAACCTTGATGTGACCGAAAATGTGGTCCTCGAAGGTCGCGACTTCGGGGGCGGCGCCGTAGGAGATGAAGATGCCCGCTTCCAGCTCCTCGCCCTTCGCGAGAGCGATCTCGCCCTCGCGCTCGTCCTCGAGGCGACCCATCTCGGCGTGCAATGCCCTCAGCCGGACTGCGGGGTCTTCCCCAGAGGCCTGGTCGACGACGCCCTTGCGCTGGCCATCCTGCGCCGACTTGACGGCCTGGCCGAGCTGCTGGCGCCGCTGCTTGAATGTCTCCTCCACGGCCGCGATGGCCTTCGCCACCGTCTCGCGCGAATTCTCGCTGTCCAGCCTGCGGGCGTAACTGCTAAGGGCGCTGCGGATGTCCTCCGCCAGCTCGAGCAGGGCGACGATGTCGCCGGAGAAGCTCACCGCGTCGCCGAGCAGGTTGTTCAGGTAGATCCCGCCCTTGTCCGCGAGATGGGCGGCTCCCTGCGCATGGCGGGCCGCGGCGGTGAGAATGGGCCCGTAGAACTCGCGCGAGAGGAAGTCCGCGACCACCGCTTCCTTGAGGAATACGGTGCGCCGGGTGAAGTCCTTCACGTCGCAGAAGAGATGCCCCATCTGCGGCGCCTTGGCGCGAGTCCGCAAGAGCGGCCGCTCCTCGACCCCCACGAAATACAAGCGGCCGTGCTCGTACTCCGTCTCGATCCCGTCGACGCTCTGCAGCCTCCAGCGCAGCATCGGCGGCCAACGCGGCGACGGCCGTCGCCCAGGCGCGGATCGTGTGTTCCTGCGGAATGGCGCCACCGCCGTCCTCGTCCTTCCATTCCTTCGCCACGGTGCCGAGCGCCTCGATGGCGTCGGCGGCCGCATCGCTCGTGGCCGCCTTCGCCACGGCGCGAGACTTCTCGTAGAGCTCCTTGCGCGCCGCCGGCGTCGCCAGGACGCGCTCCAGCGCGCCGGGGCCGCCGTAGAGTTGCGCGGGCGAGAGGCCTTCCACCGAGAACGGCGGCGCTCGGCCGACCTCGGCCATCCGCACGACCGCCAGCAGGTCCGAGCGAAGCCGGCCGAGCGCGACCTGACGCGACGCCTTCCGCATCGCCTCCTTCGAGCCCACCAGCTCGGCGGCGACGTCGGCGGCGACCGACTCCGCTGTCCCACCCTGGATCACCTTGTGCACGTGGTGGTCGATCCTGGCTGGCGCCTCCGCGAAGAAAACGCCATAGCCGCCAAACCCGCTGCCCCACACGCTACGGATGCCTCCGAGCCAAGGCAGCACCCCCGTCGTGGCCTCGCACGCCGAAGCGAAGGGGCCCTCGAGCGCGCCTCCCTCGCGGACCGCGAGTCGGAACGCAAGCCGAAGCCCGGCAGCCACGCCGCCATGGAGCGCGCGTCCTGTGGGGCCGCTGATGGGAAACTGCCGCAGGGCCGCGAGCGCCTCCTGCGACAAGGCCCGCAGCGCGAGCAGCGCCACGTACGAGGTGGGCTCGAGCGGCTCCCTCCCCGCGGTCTCCGCTTGCGTCCGCCGCAGCAGCGCATTGAGCGTTCCGGCAAGCGCGCGGCCCGGCCTTCCCGAGGTGAGCCAGCTCGCCACCAGGCCACAGTCCAGCGCCGGATGAAGCTCGGGCGCCTCGAGAAAAGCATTGCGGACGTTCTCCGCCTTCGCGCTCGAGGGGGCATTGAACGAGGTCTGCCGCGCGGCGCGGGGATCGAATCCGTCGAGCAGGATGAGGCTGTCGTATTCGCTCTCCCGGAGGGTAGAGCGGTGGCGGAGCGCGAGGAGGAAGAAGAGGTCGCGCACGGCGGAGCGCAGGACAGCGCGCACGCTTTCGTCCACGTGCACGGGGACGCGCAGGTCGGCGAGGGAGGTCCCGAGATGGAACCGCAGCGTCCGGGCGTCGAGCCGCAGCATGTCCGAAAGGGTCCGGCCCTGCGCGGACTTGCAAAGTCGCGCGATCAGGTCGAGGCGCTCTTCGGCGTATCCCACGCTGGGCACTGTAGCAGCGATCTTCCTGCGAATCGGCTTCCCATCCGCTGGCCTTCGCAAGTATCTTGCGCCCTTCCCAGGAGCCGCCGGCGATGAAGAAGATCGAGGCCATCATCAAGCCCTTCAAGCTCGACGAGGTGAAGGAGGCGCTCGCGGACGTGGGCGTCCTCGGCCTCACGGTCACCGAGGTGAAGGGGTTCGGCCGTCAGAAAGGACACACCGAGCTCTATCGCGGCGCGGAGTACGTCGTCGACTTCCTGCCAAAAGTGAAGATCGAGATCGTTCTGGCGGACGAGATGGTGGCAAAGGCTTTGGAGGCGATCGAGCGCGCCGCGAAGACCGGGCGCATCGGGGACGGAAAGATCTTCGTCTCCACGGTGGACGAAGTGGTCCGGATCCGTACCGGCGAGCGCGGCGAGCCGGCGCTGTAATCAACGCAATTTTCACAGACAGGGGCAGCACAAATGCCGAAGGGCAAGGACGTCATCGGGTTCGCGAAAGACAAGCAGGCCGTGATGGTCGATCTGAAGTTCATGGACTTCCTCGGCCTCTGGCAGCACTTCACCATCCCGATTTCGGAGCTGAGCGAAGCGGTCTTCGACGAAGGACTTGGATTCGACGGATCGTCGATCCGCGGCTGGATGCCCATCCACGCCAGCGACATGCTGGTGGTGCCGGATCCGGAGACCGGGCAGATCGACCCGTTCATGAAGGACGCCACCCTTTCCCTGATCTGCAACATCGTCGACCCCATCACCAAGGAGCCTTACGCGCGCGATCCCCGGTTCATCGCGCAGAAAGCCGAGCGCTACCTGAAGCAGTCGGGCGTCGGCGACGTCGCCTACTTCGGGCCGGAGATCGAGTTCTTCATCTTCGACGGCGTCTCGTATGACAACAGCGTGAACCACGCCCACTACAAGATCGAGTCTCGCGAGGGCCAGTGGGAGACCGGTCACGCGCGCGAGACACACTGGG from Deltaproteobacteria bacterium includes these protein-coding regions:
- a CDS encoding P-II family nitrogen regulator is translated as MKKIEAIIKPFKLDEVKEALADVGVLGLTVTEVKGFGRQKGHTELYRGAEYVVDFLPKVKIEIVLADEMVAKALEAIERAAKTGRIGDGKIFVSTVDEVVRIRTGERGEPAL
- a CDS encoding creatininase family protein — translated: MLLKLALWHDVQEYLERRTDVVVPFGSTEQHGPSGPLGTDSIVAEELANDLGEERRAMVAPVIPFGVSQVHGAFPGTISLKPATVLALVTEAIESLAQQGFRRFLIVNGHHAGKAVLDLACAQVHAGLPGVRCLSVQWWELPEVRSVVLEMFGAREGHHATPGELSVVRRFYPRAVVDVPAMERFEPVAQPVAWSADDFRQRYPDGRVGSDPGLSSGTAGDRIFAAASRALVEVHRRLVEDP
- a CDS encoding metal ABC transporter permease, with amino-acid sequence MSGFADFWAGRDLWREPMIAGVLAGAVLGYIGVFVVLKRMVFVSAALSEISGVGVAFAFWLGAVLGIDPHAHATIPLLLEPTWFSLVFACLAAALFSLRPGHRKLATETIVGLGYIISSALVLAILNSPRIAQEAHAVGDILFGNAVTVPRKQIEALFSAALAAVVVHAILFKELLFVSYDPETAMVQGIGVFRYELLLNLATAVVISVATRAVGALPVFAFSVLPAAAALMLTDRMRLTIALSVLFGVVSAAVGYYVSWVEQLPTGATMVVVASLFLLPGLVKILRRSSV
- a CDS encoding TIGR02266 family protein, which gives rise to MSSTVKLVVPVRFSGGGLSLQTTTARVGAEGIFVRSLLCPKEGSQVTLRLSLPGSARPLDATGTVAPPRDESGKEAGFWVVFNELSDDARAFLDVILRSRGVAGPGRPPRKEQTVRDGDRRACFRMPAHLRVSWKSAREFLEAYSANISRGGIFIATDNPPPLREIVELSLALPDGLPPVKTRAEVVHLVLTAEARRRGVRAGAGLQFLDSGDEFRARLDACVKALRD
- the sfsA gene encoding DNA/RNA nuclease SfsA — encoded protein: MSPPIIQRPVLIPHRWPGAARTAFLVERPNRFLAVCKLGRRTVEAHVPDRGRCLDLLMPGREVALVAAAGPLRRTKYTALLARSGSGAWVSLDPGGAPRLVAAALEARILPWGLRVSRREIAVRSSRIDLLLEPGDVLCEVKSVGAARDGVALFPDAPTVRGLRHLALLSHLARRGRRCAVVLCAQRGDVRAVATDDDIDPAFARALRRAAAAGVRIGAIRCAAHLDGMELHCEIPVLL
- a CDS encoding ATP-binding cassette domain-containing protein: MRLNCSPPQLANRQEAVRTFDEEGRTGGPGPAVRNQHGPLDNRRRHRSPRRGHGATALVARRSLELIRLERAVIGYRTPLLPPLDLAVRAGTTLGVLGPNGAGKTALLKSLLGLLPLLGGRRILPHGRSPRVGYVPQRDRLDMSWPLTVLDVVLMGRARLVGPAKRYRERDRREARAALHEIGVGDLADRPLYALSGGQHQKVLIARAIAAEPELLVLDEPTSAMDPAAERILLDLVARLKKAHNLSVVLVTHQLTAIPGFATEVALVDRERGLFEVGPVERMIDPDKLGRLYGREVRVAKVGDATAIVIGNGAPR
- a CDS encoding zinc ABC transporter substrate-binding protein; the encoded protein is MVAFLAALHVVSSIPTLGSLAKEVGGNHVEVESLGKGYQDPHFVEPKPNLMLVLNRADLLLHVGLELEIGWLPPLVLGSRNPKIQPGELGNLDCSRAIPVLDIPTTKVDRSMGDIHPQGNPHYWLPPGNAKIIAREIAQRLEQLDPENRADYEKNLAAFNARVDAKLKQWAPMVARMNGTKVATYHKSWTYMSQWLGLEEIGYVEPKPGIPPDPQHLARLIAVMKQDRAQLLLVEDFYNKSVASLVAQKAGAKMLDLPTDVGATPQVKDWFTLVETVLKALSSSV
- a CDS encoding GMP synthase, with product MQKGLSSPRLLIVQTGSTQLHGDYPRWFERTLGFEMPVTRAHEGEQLGPALDRVRPRGIIVSGSPLSVTEKAPWMLRLGDDLLRAGARGIPVLGVCFGHQLLARAAGGDVVENPRGREIGTVRVQLTEPGRKDVLFAWASGAEIEVQATHVDAVDPLPPGATVLASNENTAGQAYRLSETIAAVQFHPELWAAAMRDLILSRREKLAAEGLDAGALAGQVREVDASAILRAFAGQAERA